A DNA window from Stutzerimonas stutzeri contains the following coding sequences:
- a CDS encoding aminopeptidase — translation MSKPNAALIDIRNLRWVPLLLAVCLNGCSYYGQLAVGQFELLRQREPIEALIADEARDPALRQRLTEVLLARTFATQALALPDNRSYRLYAELGRPYVVWNLFATEEFSVAPVEHCFPIAGCVAYRGYFRQGAARAEAARLRMAGLDTHVAGVEAYSTLGWFADPLLSSMLRRNDEQLAALIFHELAHQQLYLPGDTAFNESYATFVEREGLRQWRASRGLPAQDEQSRARYRQLVQLLLDSRERLAGIYASGQPPARLRALKQREFTELRQRYRTLRDEQWGGDARFDRWFAQPLNNATLLPFGLYDRWVPAFAALFEQHGRDWSRFHTAVAALAEVSADERETRLAQLAD, via the coding sequence ATGTCCAAGCCCAACGCCGCCTTGATCGACATCCGCAACCTGCGCTGGGTTCCCCTTTTGCTTGCCGTCTGTCTGAATGGTTGTAGCTATTACGGCCAGCTTGCGGTTGGCCAGTTCGAGCTGCTGCGCCAGCGAGAGCCCATCGAGGCGCTGATTGCCGACGAGGCGCGCGATCCCGCGCTGCGGCAACGGCTGACCGAGGTGCTGCTGGCACGCACATTCGCCACCCAGGCGTTGGCGCTGCCGGACAACCGCAGCTATCGCCTCTACGCCGAACTTGGCCGGCCATATGTGGTGTGGAATCTGTTCGCTACCGAGGAGTTCTCGGTAGCGCCTGTGGAGCATTGTTTCCCCATCGCCGGCTGCGTGGCCTATCGCGGCTATTTCCGCCAGGGCGCTGCCCGCGCTGAGGCGGCACGGCTGCGGATGGCCGGGCTGGATACCCATGTGGCGGGCGTTGAGGCCTATTCCACCCTCGGCTGGTTCGCCGACCCGCTGCTTAGCTCCATGCTGCGGCGCAACGACGAGCAACTGGCGGCACTGATCTTCCACGAGCTGGCCCATCAGCAGCTCTACCTGCCCGGCGACACGGCCTTCAACGAGTCCTACGCCACCTTTGTCGAGCGCGAGGGGCTGCGCCAGTGGCGTGCCAGCCGCGGCTTGCCGGCGCAGGACGAGCAAAGCCGGGCGCGCTATCGGCAACTGGTGCAGCTGTTGCTCGACAGCCGCGAACGGCTGGCCGGCATTTATGCATCAGGCCAGCCACCAGCACGGTTGCGCGCGCTCAAACAGCGCGAGTTCACCGAGCTGCGCCAGCGCTACCGGACGCTGCGAGACGAGCAGTGGGGTGGCGATGCGCGCTTCGATCGCTGGTTCGCCCAACCGCTGAACAACGCCACGCTGCTGCCGTTCGGCCTGTATGACCGCTGGGTGCCGGCGTTTGCCGCGCTGTTCGAGCAGCACGG